A genomic region of Chloracidobacterium sp. contains the following coding sequences:
- a CDS encoding 3-hydroxyanthranilate 3,4-dioxygenase, which yields MQIRRPFNFNQWIDEHRHLLKPPVGNQCVYADDDFIVMVVGGPNSRKDYHWDEGEELFYQLEGDIKVQIQEDGKPVEVPIREGEMFLLPPRIPHNPIRGENTVGLVIERKRREGELDGLMWFCEKCNNKLYEEYFQLGDITTQFQGVFKRFYSDESLCTCKNCGAVMEPPPVVS from the coding sequence ATGCAGATCCGAAGGCCATTCAACTTCAACCAGTGGATAGACGAGCATCGCCATCTGCTTAAGCCGCCGGTTGGGAATCAGTGTGTTTATGCGGACGATGATTTTATCGTGATGGTTGTTGGCGGGCCGAATTCGCGTAAGGATTATCATTGGGACGAGGGCGAGGAACTTTTTTATCAGCTCGAAGGCGATATAAAGGTGCAGATACAGGAAGACGGCAAGCCTGTCGAGGTGCCCATCCGCGAAGGCGAAATGTTTCTTTTGCCGCCGCGAATTCCGCACAATCCGATCCGCGGCGAGAATACGGTCGGACTCGTTATCGAGCGCAAACGCCGCGAGGGCGAACTCGACGGATTGATGTGGTTTTGCGAAAAGTGCAATAACAAGCTCTACGAAGAGTATTTCCAGCTTGGCGACATTACCACGCAGTTTCAGGGTGTTTTCAAAAGGTTCTACAGTGACGAAAGTCTCTGCACATGCAAAAACTGCGGTGCGGTGATGGAACCGCCGCCGGTCGTTAGCTAA
- a CDS encoding class I SAM-dependent methyltransferase produces the protein MQINEEKLNELLGRFVSDVGATISAGSIIIGEKLGLYRAMGTPNERVTPAELASRTGTNERYIREWLNANAASGYVCYDPENDAYYMTDEQAFIMTSDASPVYAPGAFVLAAAALKAVPKMVERFKTGEGLGWHEHDADLFCGTELFFRPGYNAHLVSSWIPALDGVEEKLKSGAKVADVGCGLGASTIIMAKAYPNSEFIGFDYHDRSIEQARERADAAGVGDRVRFEVAASKDFPGTDYDLVTFFDCLHDMGDPVGAAEHVKGALKDDGTWMIVEPFANDRHEDNHNPVGRVYYSASTIICTPASRSQEVGLGLGAQAGESRLRDVALNGGFSSFRRATETPFNLILEARP, from the coding sequence ATTCAGATCAATGAAGAGAAACTGAACGAACTTTTGGGGCGGTTCGTGTCCGATGTAGGAGCTACGATCAGTGCCGGCTCGATAATCATTGGCGAAAAGCTGGGCCTTTACCGAGCGATGGGGACGCCAAACGAACGTGTGACGCCAGCAGAATTGGCAAGCCGAACCGGCACTAACGAGCGCTACATTCGCGAATGGCTCAATGCCAATGCGGCGAGCGGCTATGTATGCTATGACCCTGAGAACGACGCCTACTACATGACGGATGAGCAGGCGTTCATTATGACGAGTGATGCCAGTCCCGTCTACGCTCCGGGAGCGTTCGTCCTTGCGGCTGCGGCACTAAAGGCTGTTCCCAAGATGGTCGAGCGGTTTAAGACCGGTGAAGGCCTTGGGTGGCACGAGCACGATGCCGACCTGTTTTGCGGCACGGAACTATTCTTCAGGCCCGGTTACAATGCTCATCTGGTCAGCTCGTGGATACCCGCGCTCGATGGGGTCGAGGAGAAACTCAAGTCAGGGGCAAAGGTAGCCGACGTGGGCTGCGGCCTTGGAGCATCGACCATCATCATGGCTAAGGCATATCCGAACTCCGAGTTTATCGGCTTTGACTACCACGACAGGTCGATAGAACAGGCCCGCGAACGGGCCGATGCCGCCGGCGTAGGCGATCGGGTCAGGTTTGAAGTGGCGGCGTCAAAGGATTTTCCCGGGACCGATTATGACCTGGTCACATTCTTTGACTGCTTGCACGACATGGGCGACCCGGTAGGTGCGGCAGAGCATGTAAAAGGTGCACTGAAGGATGATGGAACGTGGATGATAGTCGAGCCCTTTGCCAACGACCGTCACGAGGACAATCATAATCCGGTCGGCCGCGTTTACTATTCTGCTTCGACGATCATCTGCACGCCGGCGTCGCGGTCGCAGGAGGTTGGCCTCGGTCTCGGGGCCCAGGCCGGTGAGTCGCGACTGCGTGACGTGGCATTGAATGGTGGTTTCTCGAGTTTTCGTCGTGCGACTGAGACGCCGTTCAATCTGATCCTGGAAGCCCGTCCGTAG
- a CDS encoding DUF1697 domain-containing protein, with translation MRYIALLRGINVGGNTMIKMSELVALFESLGFVGLKTYINSGNIRFDSPKVAEEKIVGKIEKALEGRFGRAISVMVREQSAIREILAANPFEGQFESHKEMHVLFLKEKMPADRVSELMDSAPPQERFAVRGREIYCHLPMGVADSYLGRGQFEKKLKVSVTARNWRTVETLANL, from the coding sequence ATGCGGTATATCGCTCTGCTCCGCGGCATCAATGTCGGCGGAAACACGATGATAAAAATGTCAGAGTTGGTGGCCCTATTCGAATCGCTTGGATTCGTCGGGTTAAAGACATACATCAATAGCGGCAACATTAGGTTCGATTCACCAAAGGTCGCCGAAGAAAAGATTGTCGGAAAGATCGAAAAGGCACTAGAAGGGCGCTTTGGCCGGGCGATCTCGGTGATGGTTAGGGAACAAAGCGCGATCCGCGAGATACTCGCCGCGAATCCATTCGAAGGGCAGTTTGAGAGCCATAAGGAAATGCACGTGCTCTTTCTTAAGGAAAAAATGCCGGCGGATAGGGTTAGTGAATTGATGGACTCAGCACCGCCTCAGGAGCGTTTTGCTGTTCGGGGCAGAGAGATCTACTGCCATCTGCCGATGGGCGTGGCTGACAGCTATCTCGGCAGAGGACAGTTTGAGAAGAAACTAAAGGTTTCGGTGACGGCTCGCAATTGGCGAACTGTCGAAACCCTGGCAAATCTTTGA
- a CDS encoding amidohydrolase gives MLKIDVHTHILPRDIPRWKDRFGYGGFIWLDHYKPCCARMMRDDGVSFRDIDSNCWSAEKRIEECDASGVTVQVLSTVPVMFSYWAEPEDGAEIARFLNDDIAEAIGKFPERFVGLGTVPMQDLDLAIRELERCKEIGLVGVEIGTNVNQLNLGEPQFFDFFAACERLGMAIFVHPWDMMGEQDMQKYWLPWLVGMPAEVSRAICSLIFSGTLERLPNLRICFAHGGGAFPATLGRIDHGFNVRPDLFVDNQHSPRKYLSRMYFDSLVHEPAKLDYLVKLVGADQVMLGSDYPFPLGEAEPGRLIESMDYDQSIKEMLLYGAALNWLNISQ, from the coding sequence ATGCTAAAGATAGACGTTCACACCCACATCCTCCCGCGCGATATCCCGCGCTGGAAGGACAGGTTCGGATATGGTGGCTTTATCTGGCTCGACCATTACAAGCCCTGCTGCGCTCGAATGATGCGTGACGACGGCGTTTCGTTTCGCGATATCGATTCTAATTGCTGGTCTGCCGAAAAGCGCATTGAGGAATGCGATGCGTCGGGCGTAACCGTTCAGGTCCTCTCGACCGTGCCCGTAATGTTCAGCTACTGGGCCGAGCCAGAGGACGGCGCCGAGATCGCGAGATTCCTCAACGACGACATCGCTGAGGCTATCGGGAAGTTCCCGGAACGCTTCGTCGGCCTCGGAACTGTTCCGATGCAGGATCTTGACCTTGCGATCCGCGAGCTTGAGCGGTGTAAGGAAATCGGCCTCGTCGGCGTCGAGATAGGAACCAACGTAAATCAGCTGAATCTCGGTGAGCCTCAGTTCTTTGACTTCTTCGCCGCATGCGAGAGGCTCGGCATGGCGATCTTTGTCCATCCATGGGACATGATGGGTGAGCAGGACATGCAGAAATATTGGCTGCCATGGCTCGTCGGGATGCCGGCCGAGGTTTCGCGGGCGATCTGTTCGCTGATATTCTCCGGCACGCTCGAGCGGCTGCCAAATCTGCGTATCTGCTTCGCCCACGGCGGCGGAGCGTTTCCCGCAACGCTCGGCCGCATCGATCATGGCTTCAACGTCCGCCCCGACCTTTTCGTCGACAATCAGCACAGCCCTCGGAAATATCTGAGCCGGATGTACTTCGACTCGCTCGTCCACGAGCCTGCGAAACTCGACTATCTCGTCAAACTTGTCGGAGCTGATCAGGTGATGCTCGGCAGTGACTATCCATTCCCGCTTGGCGAAGCCGAGCCCGGAAGGCTCATTGAATCAATGGATTATGACCAGTCGATCAAGGAAATGCTGCTCTACGGAGCGGCCCTTAACTGGTTGAATATCTCACAATAA
- a CDS encoding FG-GAP repeat protein, with protein sequence MKKKAVLISIVAIVALAAATAVSQTLDAFNPNADLPVYQAHKLPDGKILICGNVTKIGNVTTGYLARLNSDGTRDATFVSPNPSGIVNQIIPLPDGKFVITGGFDLVGGLTRRRVARLNADFTVDATFDAGITSGNGVGRGALMPDGKIVLGISSAISWGVYRLNTNGSIDNTFVEPELNSIASKVVYDAASNKMYVIGGFTTVNGSTRRGIMRLNLDGSVDTAFQPPTISGTGTFYDMVPLPDGKIYVAGTVQGLGGETGRNYIARLNSNASLDTTFASVAFGPGTNPGIYAAEILPSGKLLIAGAFPTVNGQNRMNMARLNADGTLDPTFRDMIVGTTASSFNGPAFLDPLGDGKYFVGGSFVSVDGQTRNRIARITLADEVAAGPTDLDFDGDGKADLGVFRSSDRNWYIRRSSNGTVATQNWGLTTDVLTPADYDGDGKTDIAVWRDEPSDPNKANFYILKSSDSTVSIQQFGRTGDDPSISGDFNGDGKADLAVFRPGTGGGQSYFFYRSVSSPPDSWVTTPWGVDGDVPLVGDYDGDGRTDIAVFRPSNGFWYILESGTSSVRYAQWGLASDSFVPADYDGDGKTDLAVFRNGVWYILNSNGGSVRYGYLGIATDLPVPADYDGDGKADLGVYRDGTWWLDQSTSGLAAQPFGLPTDLPLPNLRVD encoded by the coding sequence ATGAAGAAGAAAGCGGTGTTGATCAGTATAGTGGCAATTGTTGCCCTGGCAGCGGCAACGGCGGTGTCACAGACGCTTGATGCATTTAATCCGAACGCCGACCTGCCGGTATATCAGGCTCATAAACTACCTGACGGCAAGATCCTCATTTGCGGCAATGTGACCAAGATCGGGAACGTGACCACCGGCTATCTGGCGAGGCTAAATTCCGACGGCACGCGCGATGCGACGTTTGTCTCACCGAATCCAAGCGGCATCGTTAACCAGATCATTCCGCTTCCGGACGGCAAGTTTGTTATCACCGGTGGTTTTGACCTCGTCGGAGGCCTTACTCGGCGGCGCGTTGCGCGACTGAACGCAGACTTTACCGTGGACGCTACTTTTGATGCCGGGATCACGTCCGGTAACGGCGTGGGCCGCGGAGCCCTGATGCCGGACGGAAAGATCGTTCTCGGTATCAGCAGCGCGATCTCGTGGGGCGTTTATAGACTGAATACTAACGGGTCGATCGACAACACATTTGTCGAGCCCGAATTGAATAGTATTGCAAGCAAGGTCGTATACGATGCGGCCTCTAATAAGATGTATGTCATCGGCGGGTTCACCACGGTGAATGGCTCGACTCGACGCGGCATTATGCGGTTGAACCTCGACGGATCGGTCGATACCGCGTTTCAGCCACCTACCATATCCGGCACGGGAACCTTTTACGATATGGTCCCGCTACCTGACGGTAAGATCTATGTGGCCGGCACTGTGCAGGGCCTCGGCGGGGAGACAGGCAGGAATTACATTGCTCGTCTCAACAGTAACGCTTCGCTGGATACAACATTTGCGTCCGTTGCATTTGGGCCGGGAACCAATCCGGGCATTTACGCGGCCGAGATCCTGCCCAGCGGAAAGCTCCTGATCGCGGGAGCCTTCCCGACAGTCAATGGTCAAAACCGAATGAATATGGCCCGCCTGAACGCGGACGGCACGCTCGACCCGACGTTTCGCGACATGATCGTCGGCACGACGGCGTCCAGCTTCAATGGTCCCGCATTTCTGGACCCTCTCGGCGACGGCAAGTACTTTGTAGGCGGCTCGTTTGTATCAGTTGATGGGCAAACGCGCAATCGCATAGCCCGTATCACATTGGCAGACGAGGTCGCTGCAGGGCCGACGGACCTTGATTTTGACGGTGATGGTAAGGCCGACCTCGGCGTATTTCGTTCGAGCGACCGCAATTGGTACATCCGTCGAAGTTCGAATGGCACAGTCGCGACGCAGAACTGGGGCCTTACGACTGACGTGCTCACGCCCGCAGATTACGACGGTGACGGTAAGACAGATATCGCTGTTTGGCGTGACGAACCTAGCGACCCGAACAAGGCTAATTTCTACATACTCAAGAGTTCAGACTCGACGGTAAGTATTCAGCAATTTGGCCGGACCGGCGACGATCCGAGTATCTCGGGGGACTTTAACGGCGACGGAAAGGCCGATCTAGCGGTGTTCAGGCCGGGCACAGGCGGCGGTCAGAGCTATTTCTTCTATCGTTCGGTAAGTTCGCCTCCAGACTCGTGGGTCACGACGCCCTGGGGCGTCGATGGAGACGTACCTCTTGTCGGAGATTACGATGGCGACGGAAGGACCGATATCGCTGTGTTCAGGCCCTCAAACGGGTTCTGGTACATTCTCGAAAGCGGCACGTCCAGCGTTCGCTATGCTCAATGGGGCCTTGCTTCTGACTCATTCGTGCCGGCCGATTACGACGGTGACGGCAAGACCGATCTGGCGGTATTCAGGAACGGTGTGTGGTATATCCTCAACTCCAACGGCGGTTCGGTTAGGTACGGTTACCTTGGTATTGCGACCGACCTGCCGGTTCCGGCTGACTACGACGGCGACGGCAAGGCCGATCTCGGAGTTTACCGCGACGGGACATGGTGGCTGGACCAGAGCACGTCGGGACTAGCGGCCCAGCCGTTTGGCCTCCCGACCGACCTGCCTCTTCCGAACCTTCGGGTTGACTAG
- the kynU gene encoding kynureninase, translating into MMTMNDLCQIMNSAESDTLDPLKSFRDRFHFPEPVNGIEPIYFTGNSLGLMPKKAREYVEQELADWQRLAVEGHLHARKPWLPYHEFLTEQMAAIIGAQPVETVVMNSLTVNLHLLLVSFYRPTAERHKIVIEKGAFPSDRYAVESQIKFHGFDPATSLIEVAPREGESTLRTEDIIALIEREGRSIATIMFGGVNYYTGQAFDMRELTAAGHRIGATVGFDLAHAAGNIELRMHDWDVDFAAWCCYKYLNAGPGAVAGVFVHERHADRAEIPRFAGWWGHDKATRFQMGPDFHVLRGAEGWQLSNPPILQMAALRASLEVFAEAGMQALIVKSRKLTGYLESLVHEIGDDRISIVTPSDPAQRGCQLSIRVRGGDRTLHERLTQNAVYADWREPDVIRVAPVSLYNSFADVSRFSQILRSALT; encoded by the coding sequence ATGATGACGATGAATGACCTTTGCCAGATAATGAACTCGGCAGAATCGGACACTCTTGATCCGCTTAAGAGTTTTCGCGACCGCTTTCATTTTCCTGAACCGGTGAACGGCATCGAGCCGATCTATTTTACCGGCAATTCGCTGGGGCTGATGCCTAAGAAGGCTCGTGAGTATGTCGAGCAGGAACTCGCCGACTGGCAGCGGCTGGCGGTCGAGGGACATCTGCATGCGCGAAAGCCGTGGCTGCCGTACCACGAATTCCTGACCGAACAGATGGCGGCGATCATCGGCGCTCAGCCCGTCGAGACCGTGGTGATGAACTCGCTGACTGTCAATCTTCACCTGTTGCTTGTCTCGTTCTATCGGCCGACAGCCGAACGGCACAAGATCGTGATCGAAAAGGGTGCCTTCCCGTCAGACCGTTACGCGGTCGAATCGCAGATCAAGTTTCACGGCTTTGATCCGGCCACGTCGCTCATCGAGGTCGCACCGCGCGAGGGCGAATCGACCCTTCGGACTGAGGATATCATTGCACTGATCGAGCGCGAGGGCCGGTCAATAGCCACGATCATGTTCGGCGGTGTGAACTATTACACAGGCCAGGCATTTGATATGCGAGAACTTACTGCCGCCGGGCATCGCATCGGAGCGACGGTCGGATTTGATCTCGCCCACGCCGCGGGCAACATCGAGCTAAGAATGCACGACTGGGACGTGGATTTCGCGGCGTGGTGCTGTTACAAGTACCTGAACGCCGGCCCCGGCGCGGTAGCGGGCGTATTCGTTCATGAGCGGCACGCCGATCGTGCTGAAATACCACGTTTTGCGGGTTGGTGGGGCCACGACAAGGCGACGAGATTCCAGATGGGGCCCGATTTTCATGTGCTTAGAGGCGCCGAGGGCTGGCAGCTCTCAAATCCACCGATCCTGCAGATGGCCGCTCTTAGAGCATCACTCGAGGTATTCGCGGAGGCTGGTATGCAGGCGTTGATCGTTAAGTCGAGAAAGCTTACCGGCTATCTTGAAAGCCTCGTTCACGAGATCGGTGATGATCGGATATCAATTGTTACGCCTTCGGATCCCGCCCAGCGTGGCTGCCAGTTGTCGATACGCGTTCGTGGCGGCGACCGGACGCTGCACGAGAGGCTCACGCAGAATGCCGTTTACGCCGATTGGCGCGAGCCGGATGTAATCCGCGTAGCGCCGGTGTCGCTCTATAATTCGTTCGCGGATGTTTCTCGATTTTCGCAAATCCTTCGGTCGGCGCTAACCTAG
- a CDS encoding type II toxin-antitoxin system Phd/YefM family antitoxin — protein MKVSVYEAKSKLSQMINRALEGEEVIITRNGEETVRLTPVPKKNKRDWIGMYDGQIHIHDDFDDPLPEFEEYS, from the coding sequence GTGAAAGTAAGCGTTTACGAGGCAAAATCCAAGCTCAGCCAGATGATCAATCGTGCCCTCGAAGGCGAAGAGGTCATTATCACTCGCAATGGTGAAGAGACCGTCCGACTGACCCCAGTCCCCAAAAAGAACAAGCGGGACTGGATCGGAATGTACGACGGACAGATCCACATACATGACGATTTCGACGATCCGCTGCCGGAATTTGAAGAATACTCGTGA
- the fdhF gene encoding formate dehydrogenase subunit alpha has product MIRAKINGIEREFADGTSVLAAARELGIKIPTLCNDERLAPVGACRMCLVDIRGRSNPAVSCTTPLADGMEVETHSESVETARRWNLRMLARDYPAASFAAYPEKPFHKLAREYGLAAGDFRSDEAGQPDDSQTYIAVDMSRCINCYACVRICADVQGQFVWHVVGRGEDSQIVPDSFGSFGDSTCVSCGACADACPSGAIEDKSVIASGFPTEWTKTTCPYCGTGCEMNVGTRDDRVVQIRPVLDAPVNYGHLCVKGRYAHQFIDAEDRVTEPMIRENGEWRTVPWDEAIAFTVDKLKGLVAEYGKECVAVLGSARATNEENYLAQKFTRVVLGTNNVDSCARVCHTPTAAAMKMMIGTGAMTNSFDDIEKARTIIICGANPSENHPVPGARIKQAVLRHGTNLIVIDPRKTELARIATVHLQLRAGTNILMFNALAHTIIEEGLADETFIYERVDEFDQFKAFVAEYSPEAVADRCQVDAELIRKAARIYAAEKPSMALHGLGMTEHLQGTEGVMTIVNLALLTGNIGKPGTGVNPLRGQNNVQGSAHMGCDPGILTGSVAVEIGRELFESVWQRPVPLAPGLNQLQMMDAARDGKLKALWTIGYDVLMSNANTHETAKAFANMDLVIIQDFFMNETAKRFGTVFLPATTSFEKDGTFMNGERRIQRIRRSVSSRGSSRSDLEIVCDMGRAMGFAADFAFESAEDVWNEIREVWPPGYGITYDRIEEAGLQWPCPDLNHPGTTVLHGDTFSNGKTAALRRIKYRPTKEVVSDEFPFLLTTGRVLEQFSAGTMTMRTPNREIRPTDTLMISRPDSERLSLTTGELVRLRSAYGQATLPIEISHKVREGELFASFHDPAVALNYATGPTRDRFTQAPEFKVTAVRVEKL; this is encoded by the coding sequence ATGATCCGGGCAAAGATCAACGGTATCGAAAGGGAGTTTGCCGACGGCACGAGCGTGCTCGCTGCGGCGCGCGAGCTTGGCATTAAGATTCCGACGCTGTGCAACGACGAACGCCTTGCACCGGTGGGCGCGTGCCGGATGTGTTTGGTTGATATAAGAGGGCGTAGCAACCCGGCAGTTTCATGCACGACGCCACTCGCCGACGGCATGGAGGTCGAGACCCACAGCGAATCGGTCGAGACCGCCCGCCGATGGAACCTTAGAATGCTCGCCCGCGATTATCCGGCAGCCTCCTTCGCCGCGTATCCTGAAAAACCTTTTCACAAACTGGCCAGAGAATATGGCCTTGCGGCGGGAGATTTTCGTTCCGATGAGGCCGGGCAGCCTGACGATTCTCAAACATACATCGCGGTCGATATGTCGCGCTGCATCAATTGTTATGCATGCGTTAGGATCTGCGCCGACGTCCAGGGGCAGTTCGTTTGGCATGTGGTTGGCCGAGGTGAAGATTCGCAGATCGTCCCCGACTCTTTCGGATCATTCGGTGACAGTACGTGTGTCTCGTGCGGAGCCTGTGCGGATGCCTGTCCGTCAGGTGCCATAGAGGACAAATCCGTGATCGCAAGCGGTTTTCCGACAGAATGGACCAAAACGACCTGCCCGTACTGCGGCACCGGCTGTGAGATGAATGTCGGCACGCGCGATGACCGAGTGGTTCAGATCCGCCCGGTGCTTGATGCACCGGTAAACTACGGCCACTTATGCGTCAAGGGCCGCTATGCGCATCAATTCATCGACGCCGAAGACCGCGTCACGGAGCCAATGATCCGTGAGAATGGCGAATGGCGCACGGTACCGTGGGATGAAGCGATCGCTTTTACTGTCGACAAGCTTAAAGGATTGGTCGCCGAATATGGCAAGGAATGCGTAGCAGTTCTAGGCTCGGCCCGGGCGACCAACGAAGAGAATTATCTCGCTCAAAAATTTACACGCGTCGTATTGGGCACGAACAATGTTGATTCGTGCGCCCGCGTCTGCCACACGCCAACGGCCGCGGCAATGAAGATGATGATCGGCACGGGCGCGATGACAAACTCGTTTGACGACATCGAAAAAGCGCGAACGATCATCATCTGTGGGGCAAACCCCAGCGAGAATCATCCTGTCCCCGGAGCCCGTATCAAGCAGGCTGTACTCAGACACGGAACTAATCTAATTGTGATAGATCCGCGAAAGACGGAACTCGCCCGGATCGCAACCGTCCACCTTCAGCTCCGGGCCGGAACTAACATTCTGATGTTCAATGCGCTGGCCCATACGATCATTGAAGAAGGCTTGGCCGACGAGACGTTCATTTATGAGCGCGTGGACGAGTTTGACCAATTCAAAGCCTTTGTCGCTGAGTATTCACCTGAGGCAGTCGCGGATCGCTGTCAGGTAGATGCCGAACTTATCCGAAAAGCGGCACGGATCTACGCAGCCGAAAAGCCGTCCATGGCCCTGCACGGCCTGGGCATGACGGAGCACCTGCAGGGGACGGAGGGCGTGATGACGATCGTCAACCTGGCACTCCTCACCGGTAACATCGGCAAGCCCGGTACAGGCGTCAATCCGCTCCGAGGACAAAACAATGTTCAGGGCTCTGCTCACATGGGATGCGACCCGGGCATTCTAACCGGATCGGTTGCCGTGGAGATCGGCCGCGAGCTGTTTGAGAGCGTGTGGCAGCGGCCGGTCCCATTGGCACCAGGGCTGAATCAACTTCAGATGATGGACGCCGCACGTGACGGCAAGCTCAAGGCCCTCTGGACCATCGGCTACGACGTCCTTATGTCAAACGCCAACACTCATGAAACGGCGAAGGCATTCGCCAATATGGACCTCGTGATCATTCAGGACTTCTTCATGAATGAGACAGCAAAAAGGTTCGGAACTGTTTTTCTGCCGGCAACCACGTCATTTGAAAAGGACGGCACATTCATGAATGGCGAGCGGCGCATCCAACGCATCCGGAGATCGGTATCGTCACGCGGCAGTTCGCGTTCGGACCTTGAGATCGTGTGTGATATGGGCCGTGCGATGGGCTTTGCCGCAGATTTCGCCTTTGAGTCGGCCGAGGATGTCTGGAATGAGATCCGTGAGGTTTGGCCGCCGGGATACGGGATCACATATGACCGAATTGAGGAAGCCGGGCTTCAGTGGCCATGTCCGGACCTGAACCACCCGGGCACGACTGTGCTGCACGGCGACACCTTCTCTAATGGCAAGACGGCGGCACTCCGAAGGATCAAGTATCGTCCCACAAAGGAAGTTGTATCAGACGAGTTTCCGTTCCTGCTGACCACTGGCCGTGTCCTCGAGCAATTCAGCGCCGGAACGATGACCATGCGAACGCCAAATCGCGAGATCCGGCCGACGGACACTCTGATGATCTCAAGGCCGGATTCTGAGCGGCTTTCCCTCACTACAGGAGAACTCGTCCGCCTCCGCAGCGCCTATGGCCAGGCAACGCTGCCGATCGAGATCAGCCATAAGGTCCGCGAAGGTGAGCTTTTTGCCTCATTCCACGATCCGGCCGTGGCCCTCAACTATGCAACCGGCCCGACGCGCGACCGTTTTACACAGGCTCCGGAGTTCAAGGTCACAGCCGTTCGCGTCGAGAAGCTCTGA
- a CDS encoding type II toxin-antitoxin system VapC family toxin yields MSILIDTHILLWAGGIERRLSTAARGLLEDPELPVFFSAVSAWEIAIKWSKGRLDLPGPPSEIVDNLVSAAGLTKLAVTQDDALSVAELPYHHKDPFDRLLVAQARRHGLRLMTADPALERYDVDVIALWLNDDDE; encoded by the coding sequence GTGAGCATCCTCATCGACACGCACATACTGCTGTGGGCGGGCGGTATTGAAAGACGTCTTTCCACCGCAGCCCGTGGGCTCCTGGAAGATCCTGAACTACCGGTCTTTTTTTCGGCTGTCAGTGCGTGGGAGATAGCGATAAAATGGTCCAAAGGACGTTTGGATCTTCCCGGTCCGCCTTCTGAGATCGTTGATAATTTGGTTTCGGCTGCGGGCCTGACCAAGCTGGCAGTTACGCAGGACGACGCGTTGAGCGTCGCCGAGCTACCTTATCATCACAAGGACCCATTCGACCGGCTGTTGGTCGCCCAGGCACGTCGACACGGCCTTAGATTAATGACTGCCGACCCGGCCCTTGAGCGATATGACGTTGATGTGATCGCTCTCTGGCTCAATGATGACGATGAATGA